In a single window of the Haloarcula salinisoli genome:
- the cobN gene encoding cobaltochelatase subunit CobN, whose translation MPQLGLYTATENELGAVQRAAGQVETDLVVRSESDLDDEPAVDSFIEELTDATAVILWLHGAEDSMPGYERAVERLREAGVPLVVKATGDAFAYDDTSVPDSHRETVYDYLEKGGASNVANCLRYLVNEYGEADPAYDDPVSLPTEGVYHPDYPGASYDELLSTFDAGKPTVAVWFYESHWTHENTRYVDAQVRAIEAQGANALPIFCEPATDAEGQWNAERVTEEWLVDADGNPTVDAVCSSFMFSLSMDERGRDAKDEGESAEEVFLDKLGVPVVQTVTTMRSRSRYDSSDTGVMGFELALSVALPEFDGNVITHPISGKERTEDAADIGSAPKQHFPIEDRIDHVARLAVNWAELRHTPNDEKQVAVVLHNYPPSDDGIGTAFGLDSPESTVNLLEELDARGYSTGPTMPESGQSLVERLTAQLTLEDRWVAPDDVRELSVDTVSPDQYREWFDALDDGFCENVLEEWGEPPERPFAIPGVEFGKVLVTVQPPRGFGMDPSKVYHDSDLQPPHDYVAFYRWLRNSYEADAVVHLGTHGSLEWLPGKTVGLDGESAPDQLVDDIPNVYPYIVNNPGEGTQAKRRSYAAIVDYLTPVMANAGTYDDLADLEELADRYREAGMEDARTDDGEHLEQRIREVVDEMDLAVELGIAGEIDEKADVRGPDEAGSSLAEGSVDGDEVAVDELVERVHAYLTDVKTTQIRKGLHTMGEPPADDRLVDYLVALTRLENPGAPSLRESVAGVLGVDYDKLRNAPGEYDEALGMTYAEAADHVHETSLELVETLAANEFDVPESELEDSSSEVNMNLLVVDIDPLGDARAVSGAHDQLREALAYICEEAAPRVAGAADEIPRTAEALNGEYVPPGGSGAPTRGGVDLLPTARNFYTLDPRKVPAKTAWDVGSEVADGVLERHMEDDGSYPEEIGVVVWGTPTVRTRGETIAQVLALMGVEPVWSDAGRVEDVEPIPLEELDRPRIDVTTRVSGLFRDAFPAAASVVHDAVDAVVELDEPHEMNYVKKHVEREVEDLQEDGMDESDAESAAKARVFTTRPGGYGAGTNKAVDEGNWEDRSDLADVYVQWGGYAMGSRGRVSEAHDAFERRLGSVEATVKIEDTAEQDEFDSSDWYAFHGGFISAVSEIAGEEPASYVGDSSDPDNVDVYTNEEKVRKAMRARVLNPSWLDSMEEHDYKGAGDLSTTVDVVLGWDATTGVVSDTLWADVAEKYALDEDRQEWLKDVNPWALESITETLLEAIDRGLWDASDEMTDRLRDVNLDVDGDLEARAGAADAEGVTSDDD comes from the coding sequence ATGCCACAGCTCGGACTCTACACCGCGACGGAGAACGAACTCGGGGCCGTCCAGCGGGCCGCGGGCCAAGTCGAGACCGACCTCGTCGTCCGCTCGGAGAGCGACCTGGACGACGAACCCGCCGTCGATTCGTTCATCGAGGAACTGACAGACGCGACCGCCGTAATCCTCTGGCTCCACGGGGCCGAGGACAGTATGCCAGGCTACGAGCGGGCGGTCGAGCGGCTACGGGAAGCGGGGGTTCCGCTCGTCGTGAAGGCCACTGGCGACGCCTTCGCCTACGACGATACGTCGGTGCCGGACAGCCACCGGGAGACCGTCTACGACTATCTGGAGAAGGGTGGCGCGAGCAACGTCGCGAACTGCCTGCGCTACCTCGTCAACGAGTACGGGGAGGCCGACCCCGCCTACGACGACCCCGTTTCGCTCCCGACCGAGGGCGTCTACCATCCCGATTACCCGGGTGCGAGCTACGACGAGCTGCTTTCGACGTTCGACGCCGGGAAACCGACGGTCGCGGTCTGGTTCTACGAGTCCCACTGGACACACGAGAACACGCGCTACGTGGACGCGCAGGTCCGAGCTATCGAGGCCCAGGGCGCGAACGCACTGCCCATCTTCTGTGAACCAGCCACCGACGCCGAGGGGCAGTGGAACGCCGAACGGGTGACCGAGGAGTGGCTCGTCGACGCCGACGGAAATCCGACCGTGGACGCCGTCTGCTCGTCGTTCATGTTCTCGCTGTCGATGGACGAGCGCGGCCGCGACGCAAAGGACGAGGGGGAGTCCGCCGAGGAGGTCTTCCTCGATAAACTGGGCGTGCCCGTCGTCCAGACCGTGACGACGATGCGCTCGCGCTCGCGCTACGACAGCAGCGACACCGGCGTGATGGGGTTCGAACTCGCCCTCTCCGTCGCCCTGCCGGAGTTCGACGGCAACGTTATCACCCATCCGATTTCGGGCAAGGAACGCACCGAGGACGCGGCCGACATCGGCAGCGCCCCCAAGCAACACTTCCCCATCGAGGACCGCATCGACCACGTGGCCAGACTGGCCGTCAACTGGGCCGAACTGCGCCACACGCCCAACGACGAGAAGCAGGTGGCCGTCGTGTTGCACAACTACCCGCCCAGCGACGACGGCATCGGGACGGCGTTCGGGCTGGACTCGCCGGAGAGCACGGTCAACCTGCTCGAAGAACTGGATGCTCGTGGCTACAGTACGGGGCCCACGATGCCCGAGAGCGGTCAGTCCCTCGTCGAGCGCCTGACCGCCCAGCTCACACTGGAGGACCGCTGGGTCGCCCCCGATGACGTCCGGGAACTGAGCGTCGATACGGTCTCACCCGACCAGTACCGCGAGTGGTTCGACGCGCTAGACGACGGGTTCTGCGAGAACGTCCTCGAGGAGTGGGGTGAGCCACCGGAGCGTCCCTTCGCCATCCCGGGCGTCGAGTTCGGCAAGGTCCTCGTCACCGTCCAGCCCCCACGTGGCTTCGGTATGGACCCCTCGAAAGTGTACCACGATTCGGACCTGCAGCCGCCACACGACTACGTCGCCTTCTACCGCTGGCTCCGCAACAGCTACGAGGCCGACGCGGTGGTCCACCTGGGCACGCACGGCAGCCTGGAGTGGCTGCCCGGCAAGACCGTCGGGCTGGACGGCGAGAGCGCGCCCGACCAGCTCGTCGACGACATCCCGAACGTCTACCCCTACATCGTCAACAACCCCGGCGAGGGAACCCAGGCCAAGCGACGGTCTTACGCCGCCATCGTCGACTACCTCACGCCAGTGATGGCCAACGCCGGGACCTACGACGACCTCGCGGACCTTGAGGAACTGGCTGACCGGTATCGGGAGGCCGGGATGGAGGACGCCCGGACTGACGACGGCGAGCATCTCGAACAGCGAATCCGCGAAGTCGTCGACGAGATGGACCTGGCCGTCGAGCTGGGCATCGCCGGCGAGATAGACGAGAAAGCCGACGTTCGTGGGCCTGACGAGGCTGGAAGCTCTCTCGCCGAGGGTTCCGTTGACGGAGACGAGGTCGCTGTCGACGAGCTGGTCGAGCGGGTCCACGCGTATCTGACGGATGTGAAGACCACCCAGATTCGCAAAGGCCTCCACACGATGGGCGAGCCGCCGGCCGACGACCGGCTCGTGGACTACCTCGTCGCGCTTACCCGCCTGGAGAATCCCGGTGCGCCCTCGCTCCGGGAGAGCGTCGCGGGCGTGCTCGGCGTCGACTACGACAAACTTCGCAACGCCCCGGGCGAGTACGACGAGGCGCTGGGGATGACCTACGCCGAGGCTGCCGACCACGTCCACGAGACGAGCCTCGAACTGGTCGAGACGCTGGCAGCCAACGAGTTCGACGTGCCCGAGAGCGAACTCGAAGACAGCAGCTCGGAGGTGAACATGAACCTGCTCGTGGTGGATATCGACCCGCTCGGGGACGCGCGGGCAGTCTCGGGCGCGCACGACCAGTTGCGCGAGGCGCTGGCGTACATCTGTGAGGAAGCAGCGCCGCGGGTCGCCGGTGCGGCCGACGAGATTCCCCGTACTGCAGAGGCGCTCAACGGCGAGTACGTCCCGCCGGGGGGCTCCGGCGCGCCCACCAGAGGCGGCGTGGACCTCCTCCCGACGGCGCGGAACTTCTACACGCTGGACCCGCGGAAGGTCCCAGCCAAGACCGCGTGGGACGTTGGTAGCGAGGTGGCCGACGGTGTGCTGGAGCGGCATATGGAAGATGATGGGAGCTATCCCGAGGAAATCGGCGTCGTCGTGTGGGGAACCCCGACCGTCCGGACCCGGGGAGAAACCATCGCACAGGTACTCGCGCTGATGGGCGTGGAACCGGTCTGGAGCGACGCCGGCCGCGTCGAGGACGTCGAGCCGATTCCCCTAGAGGAACTCGACCGCCCCCGAATCGACGTCACGACCCGAGTCTCGGGTCTGTTCCGTGACGCCTTCCCGGCGGCGGCCAGCGTCGTCCACGACGCTGTCGACGCCGTCGTCGAGCTGGACGAACCCCACGAGATGAACTACGTCAAAAAGCACGTCGAGCGGGAGGTCGAAGACCTCCAGGAAGACGGCATGGACGAGAGCGACGCCGAGAGCGCGGCGAAAGCCCGCGTCTTCACCACCCGGCCCGGCGGCTACGGCGCGGGCACCAACAAGGCCGTCGACGAGGGCAACTGGGAGGACCGCTCGGACCTCGCGGACGTGTACGTCCAGTGGGGCGGCTACGCGATGGGCTCCCGTGGGCGGGTCAGCGAGGCCCACGACGCCTTCGAGCGGCGCCTCGGGAGTGTCGAAGCCACCGTCAAGATAGAGGACACCGCCGAGCAAGACGAGTTCGACAGCTCGGACTGGTACGCGTTCCACGGCGGGTTCATCAGTGCCGTCTCGGAGATCGCAGGCGAGGAACCGGCCTCATACGTCGGCGATTCCTCGGACCCCGACAACGTGGACGTCTACACCAACGAGGAGAAGGTCCGCAAGGCGATGCGGGCCCGCGTGCTGAATCCCAGCTGGCTCGACTCGATGGAGGAACACGACTACAAGGGCGCCGGCGACCTCTCGACGACGGTCGACGTGGTGCTGGGCTGGGACGCGACCACCGGCGTCGTCAGTGATACGCTCTGGGCAGACGTGGCCGAGAAGTACGCGCTGGACGAGGACCGCCAGGAGTGGCTCAAAGACGTGAACCCGTGGGCCCTGGAGAGCATCACCGAGACACTGCTGGAGGCCATCGACCGCGGGCTCTGGGACGCGAGCGACGAGATGACAGACCGGCTCCGCGATGTCAATCTCGACGTGGACGGCGACCTGGAGGCGCGTGCCGGTGCCGCCGACGCCGAGGGGGTGACCAGCGATGACGATTGA
- a CDS encoding precorrin-8X methylmutase: MTIDGDSESAEETEFEEYADLGATTGDAMDIAETSMDRVRELVPDETLGDRIRQKAVHATGDPEFQHLVRFSGAEESAVVREGARAVLEERPIVTDITMVKSGVTGRGHSCDLRKAIGNGAELAAETGMTRTAASVLELDKQGVYDEAIAVVGNAPTAALALADCIEDGTRPAAIVATPVGFVKAATSRERVREVAEEYGVPAITTVGRRGGSGLAAGLTNELVHVASDAREGTVDVETDATPAGAD, from the coding sequence ATGACGATTGACGGGGACAGTGAGTCGGCCGAGGAGACGGAGTTCGAGGAGTACGCCGACCTCGGCGCGACGACCGGTGACGCGATGGACATCGCCGAGACCAGCATGGACCGCGTGCGCGAGCTCGTCCCCGACGAGACGCTCGGTGACCGCATCCGACAGAAAGCCGTCCACGCGACCGGCGACCCGGAGTTCCAGCATCTGGTCCGCTTCTCCGGGGCCGAGGAATCGGCGGTCGTCCGGGAAGGCGCCCGCGCCGTGCTCGAGGAGCGACCAATCGTCACGGATATCACGATGGTCAAATCGGGTGTCACGGGACGGGGCCACAGCTGTGACTTGCGAAAGGCCATCGGGAACGGGGCCGAACTGGCCGCCGAGACGGGGATGACGCGGACCGCGGCCTCTGTCCTGGAACTCGACAAACAGGGCGTTTACGACGAAGCCATCGCAGTCGTCGGCAACGCGCCGACCGCCGCGCTTGCGCTGGCCGACTGCATTGAGGACGGTACTCGGCCGGCCGCTATCGTCGCCACACCCGTCGGCTTCGTGAAAGCGGCCACGAGCCGCGAACGTGTCCGCGAGGTCGCCGAGGAGTACGGCGTCCCAGCCATCACGACGGTCGGTCGCCGCGGCGGCAGCGGGCTCGCGGCGGGCCTGACGAACGAACTCGTCCACGTCGCGAGCGACGCCCGCGAGGGGACTGTCGACGTCGAGACGGACGCGACACCGGCGGGTGCGGACTGA
- a CDS encoding VWA domain-containing protein, whose translation MVDFAADKKASGAPSFDAVVGQRDLKDGLLAVAADEGLDGLLIRGEKGTAKSTTVRALAELLPEQRAVADCPYSCPPDEPERQCSDCRERTDPPVERRPTPLVTLPLGATRDRVVGTLSVEDALAGEAEFDPGLLARANRGLLYVDEVNLLEDHLVDVVLDVAASGVNRVERDGVTVSHPADFTLVGTMNPEEGDLRPQLRDRFALQTEVTACDDIEDRVAIIDRALGDSAVTDGGGAADGTRSAALRLQTARERLPDVDLPVEFREQIADLCLEAGVDGHRGDIATARAARTFAALDDRTTVLEPDVERAARFALPHRLKSTPFEDAPTVDDVLDDQFDDESGDDGSDEDAEDEAGDQSDSGDGDATDGDGEEKDGERTAGDGDGSPDQPDTDGDGDDSDGSDSDEGESGEQPADGDDAGSDGTPSEADASDGGDDEPADTDDRDSSQSDEADEETAGPATPLLPGQSRADIGDSTTPEVDAPAVDTDGAGASGRANATDTDRGATVRTERANSDSSVDAAASVRAAARRGGDGVESRDLRQSVRAGDAETLVVFAVDASASMRPAMRAAKGCVLELLKDAYQARDAVSVVTFAGEDADVVLPPTDSVSLAARHLKDLPTGDRTPLPAGLATATKVLTAAEPDAAVAVIVTDGRANTADGSPVQATRDAAGRLGAVADRTIVVDAGTEGRAALTDTLADATDANVVPLSALTAERIDAAAR comes from the coding sequence ATGGTTGATTTCGCTGCGGACAAAAAGGCTTCGGGGGCGCCTTCCTTCGATGCCGTGGTCGGCCAGCGGGACCTGAAAGACGGACTGCTCGCCGTCGCGGCCGACGAAGGGCTAGACGGGCTGCTCATCCGCGGCGAGAAGGGGACTGCCAAGTCCACGACGGTGCGTGCGCTGGCCGAGCTGTTACCCGAGCAGCGAGCCGTCGCGGACTGCCCGTACAGCTGTCCGCCCGACGAGCCCGAACGGCAGTGTTCGGACTGTCGCGAGCGAACGGACCCGCCCGTCGAGCGCCGGCCCACTCCACTGGTGACGCTCCCACTCGGAGCGACCCGTGACCGGGTGGTCGGGACCCTCTCCGTCGAGGACGCACTCGCCGGTGAGGCGGAATTCGACCCGGGGCTGCTCGCGCGGGCCAACCGCGGCCTCCTGTACGTCGACGAAGTGAACCTGCTGGAGGACCACCTCGTCGACGTCGTCCTCGACGTCGCCGCAAGCGGCGTCAACCGGGTCGAGCGCGACGGCGTCACGGTCTCGCATCCCGCAGATTTCACGCTCGTCGGGACGATGAACCCCGAGGAGGGGGACCTCCGCCCGCAGCTGCGAGACCGGTTCGCGCTCCAGACCGAGGTCACCGCATGCGACGATATCGAGGACCGCGTGGCCATCATCGACCGGGCGCTGGGCGACAGCGCTGTGACCGACGGCGGTGGGGCCGCCGACGGAACCCGCTCGGCAGCCCTGCGGCTCCAGACCGCCCGCGAGCGACTTCCGGACGTAGACTTGCCCGTGGAGTTCCGCGAACAGATAGCCGACCTCTGTCTGGAGGCGGGAGTCGACGGGCACCGGGGGGACATCGCGACCGCCCGCGCCGCCCGGACCTTCGCGGCGCTCGACGACCGAACCACCGTCCTCGAACCGGACGTCGAACGCGCTGCGCGCTTCGCGCTCCCCCACCGGCTCAAATCGACCCCGTTCGAGGACGCACCGACCGTCGATGACGTACTCGACGACCAGTTCGACGACGAGAGCGGTGACGACGGCAGCGACGAGGACGCTGAAGACGAGGCTGGAGACCAATCTGACAGTGGTGACGGGGACGCTACCGACGGAGACGGCGAGGAGAAAGACGGAGAGAGAACAGCGGGGGATGGCGACGGGTCCCCAGACCAGCCCGATACCGACGGCGACGGAGACGATTCGGACGGGAGCGACAGTGACGAGGGCGAATCCGGAGAACAGCCAGCGGACGGCGACGACGCCGGCAGCGACGGGACACCGTCCGAAGCGGACGCCAGCGACGGGGGAGACGACGAGCCCGCCGACACAGACGACCGAGACAGTAGCCAATCAGACGAGGCCGACGAGGAAACTGCCGGTCCGGCGACACCGCTGTTGCCCGGTCAGTCGCGGGCCGACATCGGCGACAGCACGACTCCCGAGGTCGACGCGCCGGCTGTCGATACCGACGGGGCCGGAGCGAGCGGTCGAGCGAACGCGACCGACACCGACCGCGGCGCGACCGTCAGGACTGAGCGCGCAAATTCCGACAGCTCGGTCGACGCGGCCGCGTCGGTCAGAGCCGCCGCCCGGCGGGGCGGCGACGGCGTCGAGTCGCGGGACCTCCGCCAGTCGGTGCGGGCCGGCGACGCGGAGACGCTTGTCGTCTTCGCCGTCGACGCCAGCGCGTCGATGCGCCCGGCGATGCGAGCCGCGAAAGGCTGCGTGCTCGAACTACTGAAAGACGCCTATCAGGCCCGCGATGCGGTCAGCGTCGTCACCTTCGCGGGCGAGGACGCCGACGTGGTGCTCCCGCCGACCGACAGCGTCTCACTCGCGGCCAGACACCTCAAGGACCTGCCCACCGGCGACCGCACGCCGTTGCCGGCGGGACTCGCCACCGCGACCAAGGTACTGACCGCGGCGGAGCCAGATGCCGCGGTCGCCGTTATCGTCACGGACGGCCGGGCCAACACGGCCGACGGGAGCCCGGTCCAGGCGACTCGCGACGCAGCCGGTCGGCTGGGCGCGGTCGCCGACCGGACCATCGTCGTCGACGCCGGCACCGAGGGGCGGGCGGCCCTGACCGACACCCTCGCGGACGCGACCGACGCCAACGTGGTCCCACTGTCGGCCCTGACCGCCGAGCGCATCGACGCCGCGGCCAGGTGA